In Silene latifolia isolate original U9 population chromosome 3, ASM4854445v1, whole genome shotgun sequence, a single window of DNA contains:
- the LOC141646036 gene encoding glycine-rich domain-containing protein 1-like isoform X1, with amino-acid sequence MALQNEQEWAEAQKITVSVDLVETAKKLLKFVAVVDRNRFLYEGHALERVIYRYNALWIPLLAKHLKNPLVEGSLVVPLDCEWIWHCHRLNPIRYKIDCEKLFGRILGNHNIISSVEAPSTAATKGIWNKLYPEEPYELDLSTPFVEDTLQKKSLTEKFTSYDLVSAVKRQASFAFQVCRPHMMDELFLREAAARYKGFLHLIRINRKMSLEQLCVPTYDVDLMWHTHQLYPEAYSKDMGKLVGSIVHHDDTVSDRTKGGKLDKGQFETTRQWEDTFGFSYWKAGATHRGNDPSPVTQIPYKVNAELNDFNTFEKCGQQIHIPALKTVEVLLEFVDIKNLPEEYKENLVVAFSKKNPDKFLNSKRSLGISSIYKDKQVSLFQCEPKGEFLFELMCHSPSNETKTKLIKVLGSCSLSLEEMLLTQSRLATNKWLLVDLVSSIEISKPVSLQVSISFTPPAPAPQLFQLERAGVQAHVMDYDGKKVFSLQTRNIAHDAPNCTSPFGKEVYCVTNSGEKHTLVEFNGNYWFIKGTHGSFKLQFNYENDESLFELVGDKMVKLFPGRRLEYEFNNNSNKISEQEFMTVVEFSFESPYGKAVALIDTKSGTIEATNEWIVLPGIAMTFILCDTLTNDEKNSYFSDARKKNKEKVEVAALCAGECVDKMDEELTEAGENWTSGDIGKVEAAAICAGCWGRSGIVGF; translated from the exons ATGGCATTGCAAAACGAACAAGAGTGGGCTGAAGCACAAAAGATAACTGTAAGCGTTGATCTTGTCGAGACTGCTAAAAAGCTTTTGAAATTTGTAGCCGTCGTTGACCGTAATCGCTTCTTATATGAAGGTCATGCTTTAGAACGGGTTATTTACAG GTATAATGCTTTATGGATTCCTTTACTTGCCAAACATTTGAAGAACCCTCTTGTTGAAGGCTCTTTGGTTGTTCCTCTTGATTGTGAATGGATATGGCACTGCCACAGGCTAAATCCG ATACGATACAAAATCGATTGTGAGAAGTTGTTTGGAAGAATCCTTGGCAATCATAACATCATATCATCTGTGGAAGCCCCATCAACAGCCGCAACTAAGGGGATATGGAATAAACTTTACCCCGAAGAGCCTTATGAGCTTGACTTGAGTACACCCTTTGTGGAGGATACATTGCAAAAAAAGTCCTTAACCGAAAAGTTTACCAGTTATGATCTGGTTTCCGCTGTTAAAAGACAAGCCTCTTTTGCTTTTCAG GTATGCAGACCACACATGATGGATGAGCTATTTCTTAGAGAAGCAGCGGCTAGATATAAAGGATTTCTTCATCTCATTAGAATAAACAGGAAAATGAGCTTAGAGCAATTGTGCGTCCCTACTTATGATGTCGATTTGATGTGGCACACACACCAACTGTATCCAGAAGCTTACTCTAAAGACATGGGTAAATTAGTAGGAAGTATAGTACACCATGATGACACTGTTTCCGATAGAACAAAAGGGGGGAAACTAGATAAAGGACAATTTGAAACTACAAGGCAATGGGAAGATACATTTGGGTTCAGCTATTGGAAGGCTGGTGCTACGCACAGGGGAAATGACCCTAGTCCTGTCACACAAATACCATACAAAGTCAATGCCGAGCTCAATGATTTCAATACATTCGAAAAGTGTGGCCAGCAAATTCACATTCCAGCTTTGAAAACGGTGGAG GTTCTTTTGGAGTTCGTAGATATCAAAAACTTACCTGAAGAGTATAAAGAAAATCTCGTTGTTGCATTTAGCAAGAAAAACCCTGATAAGTTTCTTAACTCCAAGAGATCGTTAGGCATATCATCCATTTATAAAGATAAACAAGTTTCTCTTTTTCAATGTGAACCAAAGGGGGAGTTCCTCTTCGAACTCATGTGTCATTCACCTTCGAATGAAACAAAGACAAAATTAATTAAGGTCCTTGGTTCTTGCTCTCTTTCTTTAGAAGAAATGTTGTTAACTCAATCTCGACTTGCGACAAATAAATGGCTCTTGGTTGATCTTGTATCTAGCATCGAAATTAGTAAACCAGTATCTCTCCAAGTTTCCATTTCATTTACTCCTCCAGCTCCGGCGCCTCAATTATTTCAGTTGGAACGTGCTGGGGTCCAGGCCCATGTAATGGATTATGATGGAAAAAAAGTGTTCAGTCTTCAAACAAG GAATATAGCACATGATGCACCAAACTGCACCTCTCCTTTCGGGAAAGAAGTGTATTGTGTCACAAACTCAGGCGAAAAGCACACCCTGGTGGAATTTAATGGAAATTATTGGTTTATAAAGGGTACCCATGGATCCTTCAAGcttcaatttaattatgaaaatgaCGAGTCTCTCTTCGAGCTAGTTGGTGATAAGATG GTGAAGCTATTTCCTGGGAGAAGACTAGAGTATGAATTCAATAACAACAGTAACAAAATATCCGAACAAGAATTTATGACTGTTGTCGAATTTTCTTTCGAGAGTCCTTATGGAAAGGCGGTAGCACTAATCGACACAAAGTCTGGAACGATCGAGGCAACAAATGAATGGATAGTCCTACCGGGCATTGCAATGACATTCATATTGTGTGATACACTAACAAACGATGAGAAGAATAGTTATTTTAGTGATGCccgaaagaaaaataaagaaaaggtGGAAGTAGCGGCACTTTGTGCGGGCGAATGCGTTGACAAGATGGATGAAGAATTAACGGAAGCTGGTGAAAATTGGACCAGTGGTGACATCGGCAAGGTGGAGGCGGCAGCAATTTGCGCGGGGTGCTGGGGCCGCAGCGGGATTGTGGGCTTCTAA